Proteins encoded within one genomic window of Platichthys flesus chromosome 17, fPlaFle2.1, whole genome shotgun sequence:
- the rims2b gene encoding regulating synaptic membrane exocytosis protein 2 isoform X9: MSGPAGPAPPPGPGPGPDLSHLTEEERSIILSVVERQKKEEEKEQSMLKKLHQQFEMYKAQVKKLGEEPQAAQTARAESLTCGVCRQTKMADVCGRACCYCQSHFCARCGGGVPLRANKVMWVCNVCRRKQEILTQSGEFHSNTTSQGGPQPPVQGLSEGTRPLSNGDTDRRRSPSGSGHDGGGYLGLEEAALRAQRRPITDRRGRWHSQDLDARERRRQEEEFQARYRSDPNLARYPVQPQPSEENMRILAQVGRVRHQRRHSDVSLAPAEPDHLTLRHTVHRHNRPQGLFGSEGQRSFSVDRAYNHMSPTPPRRSPLPQQHLDPSSAHKRKAANESMVQRGRGMGKMHVIGSFSSSEEELVTSPEYTSCDEPDRDMDSQWWDHGSWRGEPGPMSMHPVTWQTSKDGERLIGRILLNKRMKDGTVPADTGALLGLKVVGGKMTDSGRLCAFITKVKRGSLADTVGHLRPGDQVLEWNGRVLQGATFNEVYNIILESKPEPQVELVVSRPIGDVSRAADGSHIQLVSSSSSFDSQKVGPSISVTSPMSPSVLSGQVSTVNRRPLVPRIQVKLWYDKVGYQLIVTVLGAKELPSQDDGRPRNPYVKIYFLPDRSDKSKRRTKTVKKSLEPRWNQTFMYSPVHRREFRERMLELTVWDQARLREEESQFLGEVLIELESALLDDQPHWYKLQLHDVSSLPLPSASPYLQRRGLQPEPSQTSRRLQRSQRISDIEFSDYDCEDGIGVISDYRQNGRDFHSSTLSVPEQVMSTNQCSRSDLVRMRSRSPSQPLPHSSGNPLYPLYREDAVRLLRGSKLSRAYSDAGQYSSLDRRSLRKMSVTNSLDSQDRYMNGPYHAPWTNPTMNGNCEDYSQDFIPDFPYDPDTYDEDVHRVNPQSGSTQTSPSGTPVCGRRVRQLPIAPPKGALDRDGELPDTVQTVLATSSTGAPPSAPPTSHIQTPTVSLQPVPPLIRIQAPPPPGPVLPHLSPAPGPTPAHAPAPAPAPAPAPAPAPAPAPAPAPTPAPAPAPTPAPAPAPTPAPAPSAGAPTPAPEILPTSTPAPVAATPAASQVQPTNTTGAQAPPPAPVVQSQSPLEPDLPPAPTPAPAPSPAPPPQTPEPETCSAAAGGTRKGVMKDPSKVRDSLSFKSSDSDVSDVSAMSNASDTRSAPPLRPAPVAGAPLTKSSSVGGEICSLGRNDDDDDEKKRRSSFGARMMGMVGLGKKSQSASQLNPEEEEKKKKVVRLPVQRSIETGLAVEFKSRFTRQPSRDPDAEDPKPGALIFPGVKLASDQQFTGFLEGLGPAQLAGRQTLATPPMGDIQIGMVFRKERLDVEVIRARGLVGKQGNKNTPAPYVKVYLMDNGKCVLKRRTRMARKTLDPLYQQQLQFEENPEGKVLQIIVWGDYGRMDHKSFMGAAQILLDDLDLSIMVIGWFKLFPATSLVDPALAPLTNKETEGKS, from the exons ATGTCTGGCCCGGCCGGACCTGCACCGCCCCCCGGACCGGGACCGGGGCCGGACCTGAGCCACCTGACGGAGGAGGAGCGGAGCATCATCCTGTCGGTGGTGGAGCgacagaagaaggaggaggagaaggagcagagcaTGCTCAA GAAGTTACATCAGCAGTTTGAGATGTATAAGGCCCAGGTGAAGAAGCTGGGGGAGGAGCCTCAGGCCGCTCAGACAGCGAGGGCAGAGTCTCTGACCTGTGGCGTCTGTCGACAAACCAAGATGGCTGACGTCTGTGGCCGAGCGTGCTGCTACTGCCAGAGCCACTTCTGTGCCCGatgcggggggggggtccctcTCAGAGCCAATAAG GTGATGTGGGTTTGTAACGTGtgcaggaggaagcaggagattCTCACTCAGTCGGGCGAGTTTCATTCCAACACAACGTCACAGGGAGGTCCACAACCACCAGTGCAGGGGTTGTCGGAGGGAACAAGACCCTTGAGCAACGGAGACACAGATCG GAGGCGGAGTCCCTCAGGATCTGGTCACGATGGGGGGGGCTACCTCGGTCTGGAGGAGGCGGCTCTACGGGCTCAGAGGCGACCAATCACAGATAGACGAGGCCGCTGGCACTCACAG GACCTGGACGCTCGTGAGCGGCggcggcaggaggaggagtttcAGGCCCGGTACCGCAGTGACCCAAACCTGGCTCGTTACCCGGTGCAGCCGCAGCCGAGCGAGGAGAACATGAGGATTCTGGCGCAGGTCGGCCGGGTCCGACATCAACGGCGCCACAGTGACGTCTCCCTGGCACCGGCTGAGCCCGACCACCTGACCCTGAGGCACACAG TTCACCGTCACAATCGACCTCAGGGATTATTCGGatctgaaggtcagaggtcattctCTGTGGACCGGGCATATAATCACATGAGCCCCACGCCCCCCCGCCGCAGCCCGCTACCCCAGCAACACCTGGACCCGAGCTCCGCCCATAAGAGGAAGGCAGCCAATGAGAGCATGGTGCAGAGAGGGCGGGGGATGGGGAAGATGCACGTGATTGGTAGCTTCAGCAGCTCGGAGGAGGAGCTAGTGACCAGTCCAGAGTACACCAGCTGTGACGAGCCTGACA GAGACATGGACAGCCAGTGGTGGGACCATGGTTCCTGGCGTGGCGAGCCTGGGCCCATGTCTATG CATCCGGTCACATGGCAAACGTCCAAGGATGGAGAGCGTCTGATTGGTCGAATTCTTCTGAACAAGCGGATGAAGGACGGGACAGTTCCTGCGGATACGGGAGCGCTGCTGGGACTCAAG GTTGTTGGTGGGAAGATGACGGATTCTGGTCGTCTCTGTGCATTCATCACCAAGGTGAAGAGAGGAAGTCTGGCTGACACCGTGGGACACCTGAGACCAG GTGATCAGGTTCTGGAGTGGAACGGCAGGGTTCTTCAGGGAGCCACGTTTAATGAAGTTTATAACATCATCCTGGAGTCTAAACCAGAACCGCAGGTGGAGCTGGTGGTGTCCCGACCCATCGG AGACGTGTCCAGGGCAGCAGACGGTTCCCACATCCAGCTGGTCTCCA GTTCCAGTTCCTTCGACTCACAGAAGGTCGGCCCGTCCATCTCAGTCACATCTCCCATGAGCCCCAGTGTTCTTTCCGGACAAGTCTCG actgTGAACAGGCGTCCTCTGGTTCCCAGAATTCAG GTGAAGCTCTGGTACGATAAAGTCGGTTATCAGCTAATCGTCACAGTTCTTGGAGCCAAAGAACTTCCCTCCCAAGACGACGGCCGACCCAGGAACCCTTACGTCAAGATCTACTTCCTGCCTGACAGAAG TGATAAAAGTAAGCGGAGGACGAAGACGGTAAAGAAGTCGTTGGAGCCTCGGTGGAATCAGACTTTCATGTACTCTCCGGTCCACCGGAGGGAGTTCAGAGAACGCATGCTGGAGCTGACTGTCTGGGATCAGGCCCggctcagagaggaggagagtcagTTCCTAGGAGAG GTGCTGATTGAACTGGAGTCGGCTCTGTTGGACGATCAGCCTCACTGGTACAAGCTCCAGCTTCACGACGTTTCCTCTCTGCCACTGCCCAGTGCCTCCCCCtacctgcagaggagaggactGCAGCCTGAGCCCAGTCAGACCAGCAGGCGGCTGCAGA GGTCTCAGAGGATCAGTGACATTGAGTTCTCAGATTACGACTGTGAAGACGGCATCGGGGTGATATCAG ATTACAGACAGAATGGGCGTGACTTCCATAGTTCCACCCTCTCAGTGCCAGAGCAAGTGATGTCGACCAATCAGTGCTCCCGATCCGATCTGGTCCGGATGAGGTCTCGGTCACCGAGCCAACCGCTGCCTCACAG CAGTGGCAACCCTCTGTACCCGCTGTATCGAGAAGACGCTGTGCGACTGCTGCGAGGTTCGAAGCTGAGCCGAGCGTATTCTGACGCCGGCCAGTACAGCAGTCTGGACAG GAGATCACTGAGGAAAATGTCTGTTACCAACTCGCTCGATTCTCAAGACAG ATATATGAACGGTCCGTACCACGCTCCCTGGACAAACCCCACGATGAATGGAAACTGTGAGGACTACAG TCAGGACTTCATCCCAGACTTCCCCTACGACCCCGACACCTACGATGAGGATGTACACAG AGTTAATCCTCAAAGTGGATCGACCCAGACGAGTCCGTCAGGAACACCGGTCTGTGGCCGCCGAGTGCGCCAGCTGCCCATCGCCCCCCCCAAAGGAGCTCTGGACAGAG ATGGAGAACTCCCTGACACTGTGCAGACAG TTTTGGCCACGTCTTCCACGGGAGCACCACCTTCAGCCCCTCCCACTTCCCACATACAAACCCCTACTGTTAGCCTTCAACCAGTACCTCCTCTTATACGAATccaagccccgcctcctcctggaCCTGTACTGCCTCACCTAAGCCCTGCACCTGGACCTACACCAGCACATGCACCTGCACCTGCACCAGCACCTGCACCAGCACctgcaccagcaccagcaccagcacctgcaccagcaccaacaccagcaccagcaccagcacctaCACCAGCACCTGCACCAGCAccaacaccagcaccagcaccatcTGCGGGAGCCCCAACCCCGGCTCCTGAAATTTTACCGACTTCTACACCAGCACCTGTTGCAGCCACACCTGCAGCTTCCCAAGTCCAACCAACTAACACAACAGGCGCCCAAGCCCCACCCCCAGCTCCTGTGGTCCAATCACAGTCACCTCTTGAACCTGACCTGCCCCCTGCACCTACTCCAGCACCTGCCCCCTCCCCAGCCCCGCCCCCACAGACTCCAG AGCCTGAAACgtgctcagcagcagctggagggacCAGGAAAG GTGTGATGAAGGATCCGTCAAAg GTGAGGGACAGCTTGTCCTTTAAATCATCAGACAGTGACGTCAGCGACGTGTCGGCCATGTCCAACGCCTCCGACACTCGATCTGCACCACCACTAAG GCCGGCCCCGGTGGCCGGAGCTCCTCTCACGAAGTCCTCAAGTGTCGGGGGGGAAATCTGCTCGTTGGGCAGGAATGACGACGACGACGATGAGAAGAAGCGACGCTCGAGTTTCGGAGCGAGGATGATGGGGATGGTCGGACTGGGAAAGAAGAGTCAGAGCGCCTCGCAGCTCAACCCAGAAG aggaggagaagaagaagaaggtggttAGACTTCCTGTCCAGAGGAGCATAGAAACCGGTTTGGCTGTTGAGTTCAAATCTCGTTTCACCAGACAACCGAGTCGTGACCCGGACGCTGAGGACCCCAAACCTGGAGC GTTGATCTTTCCGGGTGTGAAGTTGGCATCGGACCAACAGTTCACTGGGTTCCTGGAAGGATTAGGCCCCGCCCAGCTGGCTGGACGGCAGACCCTGGCCACGCCCCCCATGG GTGACATCCAGATTGGGATGGTGTTCAGGAAGGAGCGTCTGGACGTGGAGGTGATTCGAGCCCGGGGGCTCGTGGGTAAACAAGGCAACAAGAACACTCCAG ctccgTATGTGAAGGTGTACCTGATGGATAACGGGAAGTGTGTTCTGAAGAGGAGAACTCGTATGGCTAGAAAAACACTGGATCCACTTTATCAACaacagctgcagtttgaggAGAATCCAGAGGGAAAAGTCctgcag ATCATCGTGTGGGGAGACTACGGCAGAATGGACCATAAATCCTTCATGGGCGCTGCTCAGATCCTATTGGATGATCTTGACCTGTCCATCATGGTGATTGGCTGGTTTAAACTGTTTCCTGCCACCTCATTGGTGGACCCTGCCTTGGCGCCTCTGACCAATAAGGAGACTGAGGGCAAGTCGTAG
- the rims2b gene encoding regulating synaptic membrane exocytosis protein 2 isoform X1 has translation MSGPAGPAPPPGPGPGPDLSHLTEEERSIILSVVERQKKEEEKEQSMLKKLHQQFEMYKAQVKKLGEEPQAAQTARAESLTCGVCRQTKMADVCGRACCYCQSHFCARCGGGVPLRANKVMWVCNVCRRKQEILTQSGEFHSNTTSQGGPQPPVQGLSEGTRPLSNGDTDRRRSPSGSGHDGGGYLGLEEAALRAQRRPITDRRGRWHSQDLDARERRRQEEEFQARYRSDPNLARYPVQPQPSEENMRILAQVGRVRHQRRHSDVSLAPAEPDHLTLRHTVHRHNRPQGLFGSEGQRSFSVDRAYNHMSPTPPRRSPLPQQHLDPSSAHKRKAANESMVQRGRGMGKMHVIGSFSSSEEELVTSPEYTSCDEPDRDMDSQWWDHGSWRGEPGPMSMHPVTWQTSKDGERLIGRILLNKRMKDGTVPADTGALLGLKVVGGKMTDSGRLCAFITKVKRGSLADTVGHLRPGDQVLEWNGRVLQGATFNEVYNIILESKPEPQVELVVSRPIGDVSRAADGSHIQLVSSSSSFDSQKVGPSISVTSPMSPSVLSGQVSTVNRRPLVPRIQVKLWYDKVGYQLIVTVLGAKELPSQDDGRPRNPYVKIYFLPDRSDKSKRRTKTVKKSLEPRWNQTFMYSPVHRREFRERMLELTVWDQARLREEESQFLGEVLIELESALLDDQPHWYKLQLHDVSSLPLPSASPYLQRRGLQPEPSQTSRRLQRSQRISDIEFSDYDCEDGIGVISDYRQNGRDFHSSTLSVPEQVMSTNQCSRSDLVRMRSRSPSQPLPHSSGNPLYPLYREDAVRLLRGSKLSRAYSDAGQYSSLDRRSLRKMSVTNSLDSQDRYMNGPYHAPWTNPTMNGNCEDYSQDFIPDFPYDPDTYDEDVHRVNPQSGSTQTSPSGTPVCGRRVRQLPIAPPKGALDRDGELPDTVQTVLATSSTGAPPSAPPTSHIQTPTVSLQPVPPLIRIQAPPPPGPVLPHLSPAPGPTPAHAPAPAPAPAPAPAPAPAPAPAPAPTPAPAPAPTPAPAPAPTPAPAPSAGAPTPAPEILPTSTPAPVAATPAASQVQPTNTTGAQAPPPAPVVQSQSPLEPDLPPAPTPAPAPSPAPPPQTPEPETCSAAAGGTRKEVTWEDQQKKAANGVMKDPSKVRDSLSFKSSDSDVSDVSAMSNASDTRSAPPLSRSEALDGQSVELGAGTEGKQEVAAEGGALLQKSESMEEAEEEEEEVKPSKPAPVAGAPLTKSSSVGGEICSLGRNDDDDDEKKRRSSFGARMMGMVGLGKKSQSASQLNPEEEEKKKKVVRLPVQRSIETGLAVEFKSRFTRQPSRDPDAEDPKPGALIFPGVKLASDQQFTGFLEGLGPAQLAGRQTLATPPMGDIQIGMVFRKERLDVEVIRARGLVGKQGNKNTPAPYVKVYLMDNGKCVLKRRTRMARKTLDPLYQQQLQFEENPEGKVLQIIVWGDYGRMDHKSFMGAAQILLDDLDLSIMVIGWFKLFPATSLVDPALAPLTNKETEGKS, from the exons ATGTCTGGCCCGGCCGGACCTGCACCGCCCCCCGGACCGGGACCGGGGCCGGACCTGAGCCACCTGACGGAGGAGGAGCGGAGCATCATCCTGTCGGTGGTGGAGCgacagaagaaggaggaggagaaggagcagagcaTGCTCAA GAAGTTACATCAGCAGTTTGAGATGTATAAGGCCCAGGTGAAGAAGCTGGGGGAGGAGCCTCAGGCCGCTCAGACAGCGAGGGCAGAGTCTCTGACCTGTGGCGTCTGTCGACAAACCAAGATGGCTGACGTCTGTGGCCGAGCGTGCTGCTACTGCCAGAGCCACTTCTGTGCCCGatgcggggggggggtccctcTCAGAGCCAATAAG GTGATGTGGGTTTGTAACGTGtgcaggaggaagcaggagattCTCACTCAGTCGGGCGAGTTTCATTCCAACACAACGTCACAGGGAGGTCCACAACCACCAGTGCAGGGGTTGTCGGAGGGAACAAGACCCTTGAGCAACGGAGACACAGATCG GAGGCGGAGTCCCTCAGGATCTGGTCACGATGGGGGGGGCTACCTCGGTCTGGAGGAGGCGGCTCTACGGGCTCAGAGGCGACCAATCACAGATAGACGAGGCCGCTGGCACTCACAG GACCTGGACGCTCGTGAGCGGCggcggcaggaggaggagtttcAGGCCCGGTACCGCAGTGACCCAAACCTGGCTCGTTACCCGGTGCAGCCGCAGCCGAGCGAGGAGAACATGAGGATTCTGGCGCAGGTCGGCCGGGTCCGACATCAACGGCGCCACAGTGACGTCTCCCTGGCACCGGCTGAGCCCGACCACCTGACCCTGAGGCACACAG TTCACCGTCACAATCGACCTCAGGGATTATTCGGatctgaaggtcagaggtcattctCTGTGGACCGGGCATATAATCACATGAGCCCCACGCCCCCCCGCCGCAGCCCGCTACCCCAGCAACACCTGGACCCGAGCTCCGCCCATAAGAGGAAGGCAGCCAATGAGAGCATGGTGCAGAGAGGGCGGGGGATGGGGAAGATGCACGTGATTGGTAGCTTCAGCAGCTCGGAGGAGGAGCTAGTGACCAGTCCAGAGTACACCAGCTGTGACGAGCCTGACA GAGACATGGACAGCCAGTGGTGGGACCATGGTTCCTGGCGTGGCGAGCCTGGGCCCATGTCTATG CATCCGGTCACATGGCAAACGTCCAAGGATGGAGAGCGTCTGATTGGTCGAATTCTTCTGAACAAGCGGATGAAGGACGGGACAGTTCCTGCGGATACGGGAGCGCTGCTGGGACTCAAG GTTGTTGGTGGGAAGATGACGGATTCTGGTCGTCTCTGTGCATTCATCACCAAGGTGAAGAGAGGAAGTCTGGCTGACACCGTGGGACACCTGAGACCAG GTGATCAGGTTCTGGAGTGGAACGGCAGGGTTCTTCAGGGAGCCACGTTTAATGAAGTTTATAACATCATCCTGGAGTCTAAACCAGAACCGCAGGTGGAGCTGGTGGTGTCCCGACCCATCGG AGACGTGTCCAGGGCAGCAGACGGTTCCCACATCCAGCTGGTCTCCA GTTCCAGTTCCTTCGACTCACAGAAGGTCGGCCCGTCCATCTCAGTCACATCTCCCATGAGCCCCAGTGTTCTTTCCGGACAAGTCTCG actgTGAACAGGCGTCCTCTGGTTCCCAGAATTCAG GTGAAGCTCTGGTACGATAAAGTCGGTTATCAGCTAATCGTCACAGTTCTTGGAGCCAAAGAACTTCCCTCCCAAGACGACGGCCGACCCAGGAACCCTTACGTCAAGATCTACTTCCTGCCTGACAGAAG TGATAAAAGTAAGCGGAGGACGAAGACGGTAAAGAAGTCGTTGGAGCCTCGGTGGAATCAGACTTTCATGTACTCTCCGGTCCACCGGAGGGAGTTCAGAGAACGCATGCTGGAGCTGACTGTCTGGGATCAGGCCCggctcagagaggaggagagtcagTTCCTAGGAGAG GTGCTGATTGAACTGGAGTCGGCTCTGTTGGACGATCAGCCTCACTGGTACAAGCTCCAGCTTCACGACGTTTCCTCTCTGCCACTGCCCAGTGCCTCCCCCtacctgcagaggagaggactGCAGCCTGAGCCCAGTCAGACCAGCAGGCGGCTGCAGA GGTCTCAGAGGATCAGTGACATTGAGTTCTCAGATTACGACTGTGAAGACGGCATCGGGGTGATATCAG ATTACAGACAGAATGGGCGTGACTTCCATAGTTCCACCCTCTCAGTGCCAGAGCAAGTGATGTCGACCAATCAGTGCTCCCGATCCGATCTGGTCCGGATGAGGTCTCGGTCACCGAGCCAACCGCTGCCTCACAG CAGTGGCAACCCTCTGTACCCGCTGTATCGAGAAGACGCTGTGCGACTGCTGCGAGGTTCGAAGCTGAGCCGAGCGTATTCTGACGCCGGCCAGTACAGCAGTCTGGACAG GAGATCACTGAGGAAAATGTCTGTTACCAACTCGCTCGATTCTCAAGACAG ATATATGAACGGTCCGTACCACGCTCCCTGGACAAACCCCACGATGAATGGAAACTGTGAGGACTACAG TCAGGACTTCATCCCAGACTTCCCCTACGACCCCGACACCTACGATGAGGATGTACACAG AGTTAATCCTCAAAGTGGATCGACCCAGACGAGTCCGTCAGGAACACCGGTCTGTGGCCGCCGAGTGCGCCAGCTGCCCATCGCCCCCCCCAAAGGAGCTCTGGACAGAG ATGGAGAACTCCCTGACACTGTGCAGACAG TTTTGGCCACGTCTTCCACGGGAGCACCACCTTCAGCCCCTCCCACTTCCCACATACAAACCCCTACTGTTAGCCTTCAACCAGTACCTCCTCTTATACGAATccaagccccgcctcctcctggaCCTGTACTGCCTCACCTAAGCCCTGCACCTGGACCTACACCAGCACATGCACCTGCACCTGCACCAGCACCTGCACCAGCACctgcaccagcaccagcaccagcacctgcaccagcaccaacaccagcaccagcaccagcacctaCACCAGCACCTGCACCAGCAccaacaccagcaccagcaccatcTGCGGGAGCCCCAACCCCGGCTCCTGAAATTTTACCGACTTCTACACCAGCACCTGTTGCAGCCACACCTGCAGCTTCCCAAGTCCAACCAACTAACACAACAGGCGCCCAAGCCCCACCCCCAGCTCCTGTGGTCCAATCACAGTCACCTCTTGAACCTGACCTGCCCCCTGCACCTACTCCAGCACCTGCCCCCTCCCCAGCCCCGCCCCCACAGACTCCAG AGCCTGAAACgtgctcagcagcagctggagggacCAGGAAAG AGGTCACATGGGAGGACCAGCAAAAGAAAGCTGCCAATG GTGTGATGAAGGATCCGTCAAAg GTGAGGGACAGCTTGTCCTTTAAATCATCAGACAGTGACGTCAGCGACGTGTCGGCCATGTCCAACGCCTCCGACACTCGATCTGCACCACCACTAAG CCGGTCGGAGGCCCTAGATGGTCAATCAGTGGAGTTGGGGGCGGGAACAGAGGGAAAACAGGAAGTAGCGGCAGAGGGCGGAGCCTTACTGCAGAAGAGCGAATCGATGGAagaggccgaggaggaggaggaggaggtcaagcCTTCAAA GCCGGCCCCGGTGGCCGGAGCTCCTCTCACGAAGTCCTCAAGTGTCGGGGGGGAAATCTGCTCGTTGGGCAGGAATGACGACGACGACGATGAGAAGAAGCGACGCTCGAGTTTCGGAGCGAGGATGATGGGGATGGTCGGACTGGGAAAGAAGAGTCAGAGCGCCTCGCAGCTCAACCCAGAAG aggaggagaagaagaagaaggtggttAGACTTCCTGTCCAGAGGAGCATAGAAACCGGTTTGGCTGTTGAGTTCAAATCTCGTTTCACCAGACAACCGAGTCGTGACCCGGACGCTGAGGACCCCAAACCTGGAGC GTTGATCTTTCCGGGTGTGAAGTTGGCATCGGACCAACAGTTCACTGGGTTCCTGGAAGGATTAGGCCCCGCCCAGCTGGCTGGACGGCAGACCCTGGCCACGCCCCCCATGG GTGACATCCAGATTGGGATGGTGTTCAGGAAGGAGCGTCTGGACGTGGAGGTGATTCGAGCCCGGGGGCTCGTGGGTAAACAAGGCAACAAGAACACTCCAG ctccgTATGTGAAGGTGTACCTGATGGATAACGGGAAGTGTGTTCTGAAGAGGAGAACTCGTATGGCTAGAAAAACACTGGATCCACTTTATCAACaacagctgcagtttgaggAGAATCCAGAGGGAAAAGTCctgcag ATCATCGTGTGGGGAGACTACGGCAGAATGGACCATAAATCCTTCATGGGCGCTGCTCAGATCCTATTGGATGATCTTGACCTGTCCATCATGGTGATTGGCTGGTTTAAACTGTTTCCTGCCACCTCATTGGTGGACCCTGCCTTGGCGCCTCTGACCAATAAGGAGACTGAGGGCAAGTCGTAG